In Rhinoraja longicauda isolate Sanriku21f chromosome 6, sRhiLon1.1, whole genome shotgun sequence, the following proteins share a genomic window:
- the slc25a19 gene encoding mitochondrial thiamine pyrophosphate carrier — MMVGYDPRPQDQGQGLSPTQAAMAGSAAGLLTRVFINPLDVLKIRFQLQIERLSLQEPRAKYHGIAQATSRIFREEGLQAFWKGHVPAQLLSISYGAVQFASFESLTKFAHNAMLYESRNPIVHFVCGGLAACTATVTLQPIDTLRTRFVAQGEPKVYRNLWHAVITMFRSEGPLSFYRGLTPTIIAVFPYAGLQFASYNIFHRISKWASVSSGNVHNLVCGGCAGIISKTLTYPLDLLKKRLQVDGFQKARIAFGQVQTYEGFLDCVSQLARGEGLRGFYKGLSPSILKAAFSTGLIFFWYELFREILNDRKQKANSGHTQQQSKDLSRKQ, encoded by the exons ATGATGGTGGGCTATGACCCGCGGCCCCAGGACCAAGGACAGGGCCTGTCGCCCACACAGGCGGCCATGGCGGGTTCGGCGGCCGGGCTCCTCACTCGCGTTTTCATCAACCCGCTGGACGTCCTCAAAATCCGCTTCCAG CTCCAGATCGAGCGCTTGTCACTGCAGGAGCCAAGGGCCAAGTATCATGGCATTGCGCAGGCCACCAGCAGGATATTCAGAGAGGAGGGCCTACAGGCTTTCTGGAAGGGTCATGTTCCAGCCCAGCTCCTGTCCATCTCTTATGGAGCTGTCCAG TTTGCAAGCTTCGAGTCTCTAACAAAATTTGCCCACAATGCCATGTTGTACGAGTCGAGGAATCCCATAGTGCACTTTGTTTGTGGAGGCCTGGCGGCGTGTACAGCCACGGTTACCCTGCAGCCTATCGACACGCTCCGTACCCGATTTGTGGCTCAGGGAGAACCCAAG GTTTACAGGAATCTTTGGCATGCAGTGATCACCATGTTCAGAAGCGAAGGCCCCCTGTCATTTTATCGTGGCCTCACTCCCACCATTATAGCTGTTTTCCCATATGCTGGGCTCCAGTTTGCCTCCTACAACATCTTTCACCGTATCTCCAAATGGGCCAGCGTCAGCTCGG GTAACGTACATAATCTGGTATGTGGAGGCTGTGCAGGGATCATCAGTAAAACTCTTACTTATCCTCTTGACCTTCTTAAGAAGAGACTGCAGGTGGATGGCTTTCAGAAGGCACGAATCGCCTTTGGACAG GTGCAGACCTACGAAGGGTTCCTGGACTGTGTGTCCCAGCTGGCTCGGGGTGAGGGGCTGAGAGGATTCTACAAGGGCTTGTCTCCCAGCATACTGAAAGCTGCCTTTTCCACTGGACTTATATTTTTCTGGTACGAACTCTTCCGCGAGATCCTGAATGATCGCAAACAGAAGGCAAACTCTGGACATACGCAGCAACAGAGCAAAGATCTCAGTCGCAAGCAATGA